Proteins from a genomic interval of Providencia stuartii:
- the ansB gene encoding L-asparaginase 2 gives MKQGKKVLLATALTLCTASVYALPNITVLATGGTIAGGGDSATSSSYQAGKVGIDALINAVPEIKKIANLTGEQIVNIGSQDMNDQVWLTLAKKINQECDNTDGFVITYGTDTLEETAFFLDLTTSCQKPIVLVGAMRPSTALSADGPLNLYNAVVVAADKSAGERGVLMAMNDKVVQGRDVVKMSTTEVQAFDAVNAGPQGFIHDGKVTFYKSAEPRATKAAFDVSKLDKLPLVGIVYNYANASAAPVKALREEGAKGIVSAGVGNGNMYKTVFDALATAAKEDIVVVRSSRVPTGYTTRNAEVDDNLYGFVASERLNPQKARILLQLALTETQDPQKIQSLFEKY, from the coding sequence ATGAAACAAGGTAAAAAGGTATTACTGGCGACAGCGCTCACACTCTGTACTGCATCGGTGTATGCATTACCTAATATTACGGTCTTAGCAACGGGAGGCACGATTGCAGGTGGTGGTGATTCAGCCACATCTTCTAGCTATCAAGCCGGTAAAGTGGGGATTGATGCGCTTATTAATGCGGTGCCTGAGATTAAAAAAATTGCCAATCTTACAGGTGAGCAGATCGTCAATATTGGCTCTCAAGATATGAATGATCAGGTGTGGCTGACATTAGCGAAAAAAATCAATCAAGAGTGTGATAACACCGATGGATTTGTGATTACTTATGGTACAGACACATTAGAGGAAACCGCTTTTTTCCTTGATTTAACAACATCCTGCCAAAAACCAATTGTGTTAGTTGGCGCAATGAGACCATCAACTGCATTGAGTGCTGATGGTCCTCTTAATCTTTATAATGCAGTGGTGGTGGCAGCGGATAAATCTGCTGGTGAACGTGGTGTGTTAATGGCCATGAATGACAAAGTCGTTCAGGGACGGGATGTGGTGAAAATGAGCACCACAGAAGTACAAGCGTTTGATGCTGTGAATGCTGGCCCACAAGGTTTTATCCATGACGGTAAAGTAACCTTTTATAAATCAGCCGAACCAAGGGCAACGAAGGCAGCTTTTGATGTGAGCAAACTGGATAAGCTACCTCTAGTCGGTATTGTTTATAACTATGCAAATGCTTCAGCCGCACCTGTCAAGGCTTTGCGTGAAGAGGGAGCGAAAGGGATTGTCAGCGCTGGTGTCGGAAATGGTAATATGTATAAAACGGTTTTTGATGCGCTAGCCACAGCAGCTAAAGAAGATATTGTGGTTGTTCGTTCGAGCCGTGTACCAACAGGTTACACGACACGCAATGCCGAAGTTGATGATAACTTATATGGCTTTGTGGCTTCAGAACGCTTGAACCCGCAAAAAGCACGTATTTTATTGCAACTCGCCCTGACTGAAACTCAAGATCCACAAAAAATCCAATCATTATTTGAAAAATATTAA
- the pflB gene encoding formate C-acetyltransferase, whose amino-acid sequence MSELNEKFALAWQGFNQGNWQDNVDVRDFIQKNYTPYEGDESFLAGSTPATDTLWDKVMEGIKIENRTHAPVDFDTDVASTITSHDAGYIAKDLEQIVGLQTDAPLKRGLIPFGGIKMVEGSCKAYDRTLDPSLKKIFTEYRKTHNQGVFDVYTPDILKCRKSGILTGLPDAYGRGRIIGDYRRVALYGIDYLMKDKFNQFGSLQERLEKGEDLQMTIQLREEIAEQHRALGQIKEMAAKYGYDISGPATNAKEAVQWTYFAYLAAVKSQNGAAMSFGRVSTFLDVYIQRDLEAGKLTEQEAQELIDHLVMKLRMVRFLRTPEYDELFSGDPIWATESLAGMGLDGRTLVTKNTFRFLNTLYTMGPSPEPNMTILWSEQLPISFKKFAAKVSIDTSSVQYENDDLMRPDFNNDDYAIACCVSPMIVGKQMQFFGARANLAKTMLYTINGGVDEKLKMQVGPKHAPIMDEVLDFDTVMDRMDHFMDWLATQYVTALNIIHYMHDKYSYEAALMALHDRDVYRTMACGIAGLSVAADSLSAIKYAKVKPIRDEDGIAIDFEIEGEYPQFGNNDSRVDDIACDLVERFMKKIQKLPTYRNAVPTQSILTITSNVVYGKKTGNTPDGRRAGAPFGPGANPMHGRDQKGAVASLTSVAKLPFAYAKDGISYTFSIVPNALGKDDEVRKANLAGLMDGYFHHEASIEGGQHLNVNVMNREMLLDAMENPEKYPQLTIRVSGYAVRFNSLTKEQQQDVITRTFTSSM is encoded by the coding sequence ATGTCAGAATTAAATGAAAAATTCGCTTTAGCATGGCAAGGTTTTAACCAAGGTAACTGGCAGGATAACGTCGATGTACGTGACTTCATCCAGAAAAACTATACTCCATATGAAGGTGACGAATCTTTCTTAGCAGGCTCTACCCCAGCAACTGATACGCTGTGGGACAAAGTCATGGAAGGAATCAAAATCGAGAACCGTACGCATGCGCCCGTTGATTTTGACACTGATGTTGCATCAACGATTACTTCCCATGATGCGGGTTATATCGCCAAAGATTTAGAACAAATCGTTGGTCTACAAACTGATGCACCTCTAAAACGTGGACTCATTCCATTCGGTGGGATCAAAATGGTTGAAGGTTCATGTAAAGCCTATGATCGTACTTTAGATCCTAGCCTGAAAAAAATCTTCACTGAATACCGTAAAACTCATAACCAAGGTGTTTTCGATGTCTATACACCAGACATCCTAAAATGCCGTAAATCAGGTATCTTAACCGGTTTACCTGATGCTTATGGTCGTGGTCGTATCATCGGTGACTACCGTCGTGTAGCTCTGTATGGTATTGATTACTTAATGAAAGATAAGTTTAATCAGTTTGGTTCACTGCAAGAAAGATTAGAAAAAGGTGAAGACTTGCAGATGACCATCCAACTGCGTGAAGAAATTGCTGAGCAACACCGCGCATTGGGTCAAATCAAAGAGATGGCTGCAAAATATGGCTATGACATCTCTGGTCCTGCAACTAACGCAAAAGAAGCCGTTCAGTGGACTTATTTCGCTTACTTAGCGGCTGTGAAATCGCAAAACGGCGCAGCAATGTCATTTGGTCGTGTTTCAACCTTCTTAGACGTCTATATTCAGCGTGACCTTGAAGCAGGTAAACTGACTGAACAAGAAGCGCAAGAGCTAATCGACCACTTAGTCATGAAACTGCGTATGGTACGTTTCCTACGTACGCCTGAGTATGATGAACTGTTCTCTGGTGACCCAATCTGGGCAACAGAATCACTAGCAGGTATGGGTCTTGACGGCCGTACGCTGGTGACTAAAAACACATTCCGTTTCCTGAACACGCTGTATACCATGGGCCCATCTCCAGAGCCTAACATGACTATCCTGTGGTCAGAGCAACTGCCGATTAGCTTCAAAAAATTCGCGGCAAAAGTGTCTATCGATACTTCATCTGTTCAGTATGAGAACGATGACCTAATGCGCCCTGACTTCAACAATGACGACTATGCTATCGCATGTTGCGTAAGCCCAATGATCGTTGGTAAACAAATGCAGTTCTTCGGTGCTCGCGCTAACTTAGCGAAAACCATGCTATACACGATCAACGGTGGTGTAGACGAAAAACTGAAAATGCAAGTTGGTCCTAAACATGCACCAATCATGGATGAAGTCCTTGACTTCGATACTGTGATGGATCGCATGGATCACTTCATGGACTGGTTGGCAACTCAATATGTCACTGCGCTGAACATCATCCACTATATGCATGACAAATACAGCTATGAAGCTGCATTGATGGCACTGCATGATCGTGATGTCTACCGTACAATGGCTTGTGGTATCGCGGGTCTCTCTGTTGCAGCTGACTCACTGTCTGCTATCAAATACGCCAAAGTTAAACCAATTCGTGATGAAGACGGTATTGCTATTGACTTTGAAATTGAAGGTGAATACCCACAATTCGGTAACAACGACTCACGTGTCGATGATATCGCTTGCGACTTAGTTGAACGTTTCATGAAGAAAATTCAGAAACTGCCTACTTATCGTAATGCAGTACCAACTCAGTCAATCCTAACCATCACGTCTAACGTGGTTTATGGTAAGAAAACAGGTAACACCCCAGATGGTCGTCGTGCAGGCGCTCCATTCGGACCAGGTGCGAACCCAATGCACGGTCGTGACCAAAAAGGTGCGGTTGCTTCACTGACTTCCGTTGCTAAACTGCCATTTGCTTACGCGAAAGATGGTATTTCTTATACCTTCTCTATCGTACCAAATGCGTTAGGTAAAGATGATGAAGTACGTAAGGCTAACCTAGCCGGTTTGATGGATGGTTACTTCCACCATGAAGCGTCTATCGAAGGCGGTCAGCACCTGAACGTTAACGTGATGAACCGTGAAATGTTGTTGGATGCGATGGAAAACCCAGAGAAGTATCCTCAGTTAACCATCCGTGTTTCTGGTTATGCAGTGCGTTTTAACTCACTGACTAAAGAGCAACAACAAGACGTTATTACTCGTACTTTCACCAGTTCAATGTAA
- the focA gene encoding formate transporter FocA codes for MKADNPFNLLPPAVMAQVADDSGVYKANKHPAITYLSAFTAGIFISIAFVFYITATTGAQAAPFGFTKLIGGVCFSLGLMLVVICGADLFTSTVLTIVSKATGRITWGQMFLNWFNVYIGNLIGALFFVALIWFAGQYTAANGQWGLNVLQTADHKLHHTFIEAVCLGILANLMVCLAVWMSYSGRSLADKLLVLVLPVAMFVASGFEHSIANMFMIPLGIMIKEFAPIEFWTQIGVSPEHFSQLTVSHFITDNLIPVTIGNIIGGALLVGLIYWFMHLRGGQKH; via the coding sequence ATGAAAGCTGACAACCCTTTTAATCTTTTGCCTCCTGCTGTAATGGCTCAAGTTGCAGATGACTCTGGTGTCTACAAAGCCAACAAACATCCTGCAATTACATACTTGTCAGCATTCACTGCCGGTATCTTTATCTCAATCGCATTTGTTTTTTATATTACTGCGACCACTGGCGCACAAGCAGCTCCCTTCGGCTTTACCAAACTCATTGGTGGTGTCTGCTTCTCTCTTGGATTAATGCTCGTTGTCATATGCGGTGCAGATTTGTTTACTTCCACTGTATTGACCATTGTTTCCAAAGCAACAGGGCGAATCACTTGGGGACAAATGTTTCTAAACTGGTTCAACGTGTATATTGGCAACCTGATTGGCGCACTGTTCTTTGTCGCGTTGATTTGGTTCGCTGGGCAATATACTGCGGCAAATGGTCAGTGGGGACTTAATGTCTTACAAACTGCCGATCATAAACTGCACCATACATTTATTGAGGCTGTTTGTTTAGGTATTTTAGCTAACTTAATGGTTTGTTTAGCTGTTTGGATGAGTTATTCAGGTCGTAGCCTAGCCGATAAATTATTGGTTCTTGTGCTCCCTGTCGCCATGTTCGTCGCTAGCGGCTTTGAACATAGCATCGCAAACATGTTTATGATCCCGCTAGGCATCATGATCAAAGAGTTTGCCCCTATTGAATTCTGGACACAGATTGGTGTTTCACCAGAACACTTTTCACAGTTAACTGTTAGTCATTTTATTACAGACAACCTTATACCAGTCACTATCGGTAACATTATTGGCGGCGCACTTTTAGTCGGCCTAATTTATTGGTTCATGCATTTACGTGGTGGCCAAAAACATTAA
- the ycaO gene encoding 30S ribosomal protein S12 methylthiotransferase accessory factor YcaO codes for MTQTFIPGKDAALEVSIDAFQTKLKKLGFDIEEASWLNPVPNVWSVHIRDKECPLCFTNGKGASKKAALASALGEYFERLSTNYFFADFYLGKSIAEGDFVHYPNEKWFPLTDDDSLPEGILDARLRRFYDPDGALAGSQLIDLQSGNEERGICALPFTRQSDNQTVYIPMNIVGNLYVSNGMSAGNTANEARVQGLSEVFERFVKNRIIAESISLPAIPTDVMARYPNVVEAVETLEKEGFPIFCYDASLGGQFPVICVVLFNPQNGTCFASFGAHPDFGVALERTVTELLQGRGLKDLDVFNAPTFDDEEVAEHTNLETHFIDSSGLISWDLFKDEADYPFVDWSFKGTTQEEFATLMGIFNQLDAEVYIADYHHLGVYACRILVPGMSDIYPVEDLHIANNAMGAHLRDTIINLPDSQWEKQDYLNLIEQLDDEGLDDFTRVRELLGLAVGKDNGWSHLRIGELKSMLALAGGDLEQALAWVEWTQDFNSSVFTAERANYYRCLHTLLLLNQEEQRDKSQYYTAFVRMYGQKTVDAASAALSGESCFYGLWSIDDELTALPAHQALLAAYEKLQKAKRENA; via the coding sequence ATGACCCAAACCTTTATCCCAGGCAAAGACGCCGCCCTTGAAGTGTCTATTGACGCTTTTCAAACTAAATTGAAAAAACTAGGCTTTGATATTGAAGAAGCCTCATGGCTAAATCCTGTGCCTAACGTTTGGTCAGTCCATATTCGCGACAAAGAGTGTCCGCTATGCTTTACCAACGGTAAAGGCGCCAGCAAAAAAGCCGCTCTTGCTTCAGCCCTTGGCGAATACTTCGAACGTTTATCCACTAACTACTTCTTTGCCGATTTTTATTTAGGCAAGTCTATTGCTGAAGGCGATTTTGTTCATTATCCAAATGAAAAATGGTTCCCACTCACCGATGATGATAGTTTGCCAGAAGGTATTTTAGATGCTCGCTTACGCCGATTTTATGATCCTGATGGTGCATTAGCAGGCAGTCAATTAATTGATTTGCAGTCAGGAAATGAAGAGCGAGGTATCTGTGCGCTACCTTTTACTCGCCAATCTGATAATCAAACCGTTTATATTCCAATGAATATTGTTGGTAACCTGTATGTGTCTAATGGCATGTCGGCAGGTAACACGGCAAATGAAGCACGTGTGCAAGGATTATCTGAAGTCTTTGAGCGTTTTGTGAAAAATCGTATTATTGCAGAAAGTATCAGCCTACCTGCAATCCCGACAGACGTTATGGCTCGCTACCCAAATGTTGTTGAAGCCGTTGAAACCTTAGAAAAAGAAGGCTTCCCAATCTTCTGTTATGACGCGTCTCTCGGCGGTCAATTTCCTGTGATCTGTGTTGTGCTATTTAATCCTCAAAATGGCACCTGTTTTGCTTCTTTTGGTGCGCATCCTGATTTTGGTGTTGCCTTAGAGCGTACAGTCACCGAACTGCTACAAGGCCGTGGCCTCAAAGATCTTGATGTGTTTAACGCGCCAACATTTGACGATGAAGAGGTGGCTGAACACACAAACTTAGAAACCCACTTCATTGACTCAAGTGGACTTATTAGCTGGGATCTGTTTAAAGATGAAGCCGATTACCCATTTGTTGATTGGAGTTTCAAAGGCACCACTCAAGAAGAGTTCGCCACATTGATGGGGATCTTTAATCAATTAGATGCGGAAGTGTATATCGCCGATTACCACCATTTAGGCGTCTATGCATGCCGTATTCTTGTGCCTGGTATGTCTGATATTTATCCCGTAGAAGATCTGCATATTGCCAACAATGCAATGGGCGCACATTTACGCGATACCATTATTAACCTGCCTGATAGTCAATGGGAAAAACAAGATTACCTCAATCTTATTGAGCAGCTTGACGATGAAGGCCTAGATGATTTTACTCGTGTACGTGAATTATTGGGTCTTGCCGTAGGCAAAGATAATGGCTGGAGTCACTTACGTATTGGCGAATTAAAGTCTATGTTAGCCTTAGCCGGTGGCGACCTTGAGCAAGCGCTCGCTTGGGTTGAGTGGACACAAGACTTTAACAGCTCCGTATTTACAGCTGAACGAGCGAATTATTACCGCTGTTTACACACCTTGCTGTTATTAAATCAAGAAGAGCAGCGTGATAAGTCACAATACTACACTGCATTTGTTCGCATGTATGGTCAAAAAACTGTCGACGCCGCTTCCGCCGCTCTTTCAGGTGAATCATGCTTTTATGGTTTGTGGTCTATCGATGATGAATTAACGGCATTACCAGCACACCAAGCGTTACTTGCAGCCTATGAAAAACTGCAAAAAGCTAAACGTGAAAATGCCTAA
- the pflA gene encoding pyruvate formate lyase 1-activating protein, which produces MSTTTNTIPTTDISTTSPPATLGRIHSFESCGTVDGPGIRFIVFFQGCLMRCLYCHNRDTWDTHTGKMVTVEELMKEAVTYRHFMNASGGGVTASGGEAILQAEFVRDWFRACKTQNIHTCLDTNGFVRRYDPVIDELMDATDLVMLDLKQLNDEIHQTLVGVSNHRTLEFARYLAKRNQKTWVRYVVVPGWSDDDHSVHLLGEFTKDMKNIEKIELLPYHELGKHKWETMGEEYKLDGVKPPSKESMERVKSILESYGHKVMY; this is translated from the coding sequence ATGTCGACAACAACCAATACGATTCCAACCACAGATATCAGTACCACTTCACCGCCTGCAACTCTCGGGCGTATCCACTCCTTTGAGTCTTGTGGGACCGTTGATGGGCCTGGAATACGCTTTATTGTCTTCTTTCAAGGTTGTTTAATGCGTTGTTTATACTGCCACAACCGTGATACTTGGGACACTCATACTGGCAAAATGGTCACTGTCGAAGAGTTAATGAAAGAAGCTGTGACATATCGCCATTTTATGAATGCGAGTGGTGGCGGTGTAACGGCATCCGGTGGTGAAGCGATTTTACAAGCAGAGTTCGTTCGTGACTGGTTCCGTGCATGTAAAACACAAAATATCCATACCTGCCTTGATACTAACGGTTTTGTTCGTCGCTATGATCCCGTTATCGATGAGCTTATGGATGCCACTGATTTAGTCATGCTGGATTTAAAACAGCTTAATGATGAGATACACCAAACTTTAGTCGGCGTCTCTAATCATCGTACACTTGAATTCGCGCGTTATCTTGCCAAACGTAACCAAAAAACATGGGTACGTTATGTGGTTGTTCCAGGATGGAGTGATGATGACCATTCCGTACATCTCTTAGGTGAATTCACCAAGGATATGAAAAATATCGAGAAAATCGAATTACTTCCTTACCACGAACTGGGTAAACACAAGTGGGAAACCATGGGGGAAGAATATAAACTCGATGGTGTAAAACCACCTTCAAAAGAGAGCATGGAACGCGTGAAAAGTATCCTAGAAAGCTACGGCCACAAGGTAATGTATTGA
- a CDS encoding LysE family translocator, protein MISITQLLSYGSALAIAAIIPGPGMTAVVARTLNGGVVMGFALLSGLILGDILYLSFAIFGLVLVADYLAIIFNVIYWGAALYLLWLAYSLWRQDIQPLKTSDSISTKQFAIIGASGLMITLSNPKTIAFYMAILPLVISLNEITITIWSTILIPITLSILLLVGMVFILGAKKASQFLSSRRSQRIIFRGTALMMAAAAIGMLLKTQ, encoded by the coding sequence ATGATAAGCATCACGCAGTTACTCTCTTATGGGAGTGCGTTGGCTATTGCTGCCATTATTCCGGGACCGGGAATGACGGCCGTCGTCGCACGTACCTTGAATGGAGGGGTTGTAATGGGTTTCGCACTACTGAGTGGATTAATATTGGGGGATATTCTTTATCTTTCGTTTGCGATATTTGGCTTGGTTTTGGTCGCAGATTATTTAGCTATTATTTTTAATGTTATTTATTGGGGAGCCGCCTTGTATTTATTATGGTTAGCATATTCATTATGGCGACAGGATATTCAACCATTAAAGACTTCAGATTCTATCTCAACAAAACAATTCGCGATAATCGGTGCTTCAGGGCTGATGATCACCTTAAGTAATCCAAAAACAATCGCTTTTTATATGGCGATATTACCTTTAGTGATTTCTTTGAATGAGATTACCATAACAATTTGGAGCACAATATTAATACCGATTACATTATCAATATTACTTTTAGTCGGAATGGTATTTATTTTGGGAGCTAAGAAAGCGAGCCAGTTCTTATCGAGTAGACGATCACAAAGGATAATATTTAGAGGAACGGCATTGATGATGGCTGCTGCTGCAATAGGTATGTTACTCAAGACACAATAA